The following is a genomic window from Longimicrobium sp..
GTCGGAGCGCTCGGACGAGGTGGTGCGCCGGTGGGCCGAACGCCTGGCCCGCGACCCCGCAATTCCCGATGCCGGCGGCCTGGACCGCGCGCAGCTGGAGGACCACATGGCCACGACGCTGGTGGAGCTGGGAAAGGAGCTGGTGACGCTGGACGAGGGCGGCGGCGAGCCGGCGCTGCTGCGCGACGGAACCGACATCCAGCACCTGATCGCCACGCGGCATGGCGAGCAGCGCGCACGGCTGGGATGGACGCCGGTCCAGCTTCGGCGCGAGTACGACCTGCTTCGCGACGAGGTAGAGGCGCTGCTGACCACCGTTCCCGCCTCCGCCGACGCCGACCGAAGCACTGCGCACGCCATCCTGCAGCGCCTGCTCTACCGCGCCGAAGAGCTGAGCACCCTCGAATTGAGCCGCACCACGTAATCCCCTCCTCGGGCCCCTCCCCGCAAACGGCGCGGGAGAGGGGAGGAGGATGCTGGAAGTGAGCCCGAGCGAAGGGCGGTCAGAATGCGACCGAAACCCCCACCTGGGTCGTGCGGTCCGCCGTGGGAAGCACCAGCAGACTTGTGCGCACGGAAGATTCACTCTGTCGCTCCGGCGCGCCGATCAGGGCGCCCGCCACCAGGCCCACCGCTCCCCCGACCGCCGACCCTACGACGAGCGCCAGCGGCCAGTAGTCCTCGCCAGCCTCACCCCGATTGGCAGCCCATGTCACGGCTGCGAACCCGGCGCCCCCGGCGAGGGCTCCAGCGGCCAGTCCCCAGAGCGCTCCGCGGCTGCGATCGCGCGGCTCGGCAGCGATCCGGTACGGGGCGAAACCTTGCGCGTGCTCCAGGGGGCTCGATCGCGGCAATGCGCTGGGCGCCGCCAGCCGCGCTGCCGCACGGCCGCGCGGCAGGGATTCGACGTCCTGCGCACGCGCCGGCCCGGCGGAAAGCGTCTGCAGCAGCACCAAAAACAAAAAAACGTACCGCATGAGGTCCTCTCCCGAAGTGTGCGGCTGTAGACACCCAGGGCACCGGAGGGTGTCGCCGGCTGGTCGGCTCGCCGGCGACGTGCCTGACCAGCCCGAGTGGGGCGTCAGAAGTCGAACGCGCCCAGAACCTTGGAATACGATGGCGCGTTCTTCTCGTACTTGTCCTGCCATCCGGCGAATTGATTGTATGTCCAGAGGCACTCGTTCCTCGTTCCCCCGCCCCCGTGTGCCGTCCGGACCACGCAGTCGATCAGCTTCGTGGTGCCGCTCTCCCGGTTTCCGATGTTCCGATCCGCCACGATGCCGAGGTGTTCCAGCGCGTTGATGGGTTGATTGCAGTTGTCCTGGTAGTTCGCCCCCTCGTCACATTTTCCCTGGCTGGAGTAGTTGGCGTGCTTGTCCTCGGCGATCCAGATCTTCGGATGCGCGAAAGGAGCTCCCTCCGGGTAGGCGAACTCGCCTGCGGCTCGCGTGCTCGACGCATCCCAGTACATTACGTCCCAATGCGCCGATAGAAACGCGTTGTTGAACCGCCACCAGCCGTTCTTGTACTCGACCTCCATGATGATGAACTCCGAGTCGCCGTCGTGCTTCGTCCACGTTTCGTACTGGCCGGCATCCTCGAAGTAAGCCATGAGGTGAATGATCTTCACCCTGGTCGAGCTGACCCGCCTTGCTGCCCAGTAGTTCTGCTTGTTCGACGCGTCCTCGCCGAGATCCCACTGAAGATACGGCCTGAATGCGTGGGCAATCTCGTATTCACACTGCTGCAGAAGTCCATCCCCGTCCGTGTCCCCCGCCGAGCCGGCTGCAACCATGCACTGGTACGTGTAGTCGCTGGGAAGCTTCACTCCACTGGTCCAGGCTTCTCCTCCTCCTACGGTTCCTTCGTTGTTGCATTCGATGACCGCGGTGGTCGGATCGCAGTCGGCCGTAGACATGACGGAGAACGCTTCTTCGCTCGTGCTGATCGTCTTGCCGGTGCGACGCGGAGCCGATCTGCGCCGCTGCTCCGGATCCCGACCGAACGCGATGTCGGCGGGCGCGACCGCGATGAGCGGGTAGCCAACGGCGACGCCGGTGGGCACGAGGACGGCTTCGCCTGTCGCCGTGCTGTACCCACGAATGGACCCGAGAGAAGGGACCTCCTCCTTCGGGATCGTATGTCCGACCACCACCGCTGAATCCGTTCCGCTCCAGGTGAGGCGATCGGAGAGCAGGGGAACCCAGATCTGCAGGTCCGGAAGCTTGTTCATCGCGGCGAACAGGCTGTCGCGGGAGATGCCGAGGCTTGCGGCGGCTGCTATGGCAATCGCCTTACCTCGCTGTCCTGCAAAGTAGCTGCGGAGGTGGATGCGATGGCCGGGAAACGGGCTATCGCGAAGGTCGACGAGTAGCTGCCGTCGGAGAGCGTCCTCGCGCAGCGCAGACGCAATGGCGCGGGTCGTGAGATCGATCTGCTGGGACTCGAACTGGCGGATGGACGCCGCGGGCGTCATGGCGCCGTCGCGGACGACTGCGGGGGTCGTCGGTGCAGATTCGGCGCACCCCTGGAGCACGACTGCTGCCAAGAGGCCCGAAAAGAAGAACCGCGTGGATCGGAGGGGCATATGAGCTCCGGTAGGAAACGGAAGAGGACCGCCGGTTCCACCATAAACATTTGGATAGGTCTTCGCAATGGTTACCCCGGAAACAAGTGTCGGCCGCCGCACCTGTCTGTGGAGAACAACCTCGCTCATCGGTGGTGGAACGTCCCTTGCCCCCGGGGGCGCGGCCGGACGACGGGTCCGGATTGGCCTGAACGGGAGCGGAAGATGAGTGGCGTGTTCAAATCGATCGAGATGGTGGGAACGTCGTCCGAGAGCTTCGAGGATGCGACGCGGGCGGCGGTAAAGCGCGCCGGCGAGAGCATGCGGAGCCTGGAGTGGCTGGAAGTCGTGGAGCAGCGCGGCTACATCAGCGGCGGCGACATCCGCGAGTACCAGGTGAAGGTGAAGCTCTGGTTCAAGCTCGAAGGCGCGGACGAGTAGGTCCACGGCTGGACGGCGACGCGGCCGGCTTCCCCGCATCGGGAAGCCGGCCGCGTTCGTCGTGGAGCCGATCCGCCGCTCAGAAGATCAGCGACACGGCGAACGCCGCCACGACGAGGGCTACTACCACGATCGCCCAACCGGAGAGCCCCATTCGTGTGGACTTTACGTCGCCGATGGTATCGCCGCGGGCGCGGTCGTCGGGCCCGATCTCCGGGTCGGTAGTCTGAAATCGGTTGGGATCGGGTCCGCTCGCCATCCATGCCTCTCGGTGCGGGTCAGGTGTTTGGATCCCGGCTACGCAACGCCCGCGCCGTCGCCCTACACCGGGGGCTGCTCCACCAGCGGCGCACCATTCAGCACCACCACCCGCACCGCGCCGCCGGGCCGCAGCTCCGCCCCGGCCGGAACGATGGCCAGTCCATCCGCGGCCGACATGGAGCTGGCGATCCCCGATCCCTGCGGCCCGGTCAGCTGCGCCAGGAACGACTCGTCGGCCTGCCGATCCAGCCGCACGCGGGGCAGGTGCATCAGGTCGCCCCGGGCCGAGTAGGGTACGGCCAGCCGCACCGTCATCGACGGAAAGTGGATGCGCGTGTGCCCGCACATCCGCAGCAGCACGGGGCGCACGAACAGCGCGAAGGTCACCATGGTCGACACGGGGTTCCCCGGCAGCCCGAACCACGGGATTCCGCCCAGCGCGCCCACCCGGCCGAACGCCAGCGCGGAGCCCGGCCGCACGCGCACGCGCCAGAAATCCACCTCCGTGTCCATCGCCTGCAGCGCGGCCGCCACGTGATCGTGCTCACCCACGCTGATTCCCGCGGTGGTGATCAGCGCGTCGCAGCCGGCCGCGAGCTTCAGGTGCTCGACCAGGCTCTCGGGCGTGTCGCGGGCAATGCCCAGCACGCGCGCCTCCAGCCCCGCCTCGGCCAACTGCGCGGCGAGCGCGTAGCTGTTGGTGTTGACGATCCGCCGGCCGGCGCGCACCTGGTCGAACTCCTCCACCGGCACCAGCTCGTCGCCCGAGGCCAGGATGGCGACGACGGGCCGGCGCACGACGCGGAGGGAGGTGCGCCCCACCGCGGCGGCCAGCGCGATCTCCGCCGCGCGCAGCACGGTCCCGGCGCGCAGCACCACGTCGCCTTCGTCCACGTCCTCACCGCGGGAGCGTACGTTCCGCCCCGTGTCGGCATCCAGGTGGATGGTCACGCGCCCGCCCGCCATCCCGATCTCCACGCCGCCGTCCGTGTGCTCCACGCGGATCACCGAATCCGCCCCGTCCGGCACCGGCGCACCGGTCATGATGCGGATGGCCTCGCGTGGGCCCAGGGCGCGCGAGGCGAAGTGGCCCGCAGGCACATCGTCGACCACGGGCAGGGTCACCGGCGCTTCGGGAGAGGCGCCCAGGACGTCCGCCGCGCGCACGGCGAATCCGTCCATCGCGCTGTTGTCCCAGGGCGGCAGGTCCACGGGAGACACCACGTCCTCCGCCAGCACCGAGCCGAGCGCCTGCATCAGCGGCCGCTCCTCCGCAGCCAGCGGTTGGACGCCAGCCAGGATGGCCTGCAGCGCGTCGCCGGCGCTCAGCCAGTCGGGGGCGCGCTCAGCGGGCATCCGCACCCGCCAGGAAGCGCTCGGTCACCAGGTCCGCCACCCACGCTACGTGCGCGAGCGGTTCGTCCGGGTCGAGCAGGACAACGGGGACGGGGCAGATGAGATCGGGATCGTCGGTCACGATGGCGGTCAGCAGGGGGTCGGGGGTGGCTAGGTCGTGGATCGGGCGATCATGTACGGCGCGGCGGAAGACCTCGATGCGGGGAAACGGGCCCTGCTTGTAGCCTTCGATCAGCACCAGGTCGTAGCCGCGCCCCGTGTAGAAGTCGCGGACCAACTGCCGCGGATCGGGCTCGCCTTCCGTCCGCATCACCAGCGCGATTTTCCCCTCGCCGGCCATGATCGTGGCTTCGGCCTCGCCCTCGTTGAAGTGGCGCCAGCTGTCGCGCCCGGGCTGGTCGGTTTCGAACGCGTGGTGCCCGTGCTTGATGGAGGCCACGCGAAATCCCCGGCGCTTCAATTCGGCCAGGAGCGCGACCGCAAGCGTGGTCTTGCCGCTGTTCTTCTTCCCGACGATGCACACCACGGGCGGCATCTCGGGGCTGGCGATGCGCTCGGCCGCGCGAAGGTCGTCCACCGTGTTCACGTTCAGGAAGAGGATCCCCGGATCGCCGATGCGCCGGACTTCACCGATCGGAATGCGGTCCGCCCGGACGCGGTCCGCGAGGCGAAAGGCCTGCCGCTCCCCATCCGCCAGCATGCGGTCGACCTCCGGCAGGCAGCGCACGGAATACCAAGCGCACAGCGGCTCGATCCCACGCCGCCCCCCACTCTCGGGGACGACCGCGTCCACATCGGCCGAAGCAGCATGATCCGACAGCGCCCGCAGCAGCGCGGCGCTCACGAAGGGCATGTCGCAAGCGACGACCAGCGCGCCCGTGCGGCCCATCTCCATCGCCCAGCGCAGCGCCGTGCGGATGCCGCCGAGGGCCCCCAGGCCGGGGACGTCGTCCGGGCGGATCGGCAGGTCGAGATCTGCGAAGAGCGAGGCATCGTTGGCGATGATGACGACCGGATCTCCCACCTGCGAGAGCGCGCCCCGCACCCGGTCGACAATCCGCCATCCGCCGACCGGTGCCAGCGCCTTCGGTGCGCCGAAGCGGCGGCTGGCACCACCTGCCAGGATCGCGCCCAGCGGGGCAGGGGAGGGCGGTGTGCCGGAGTCCGTCATCGCGTGCTGTAAGAATGGAGTTACCTGGCCCGAAGCTACCGGCGCGGGGGCGTCGGAACAACCCGGAAGCCGGAACGCGTCTTGCGCGCCGGCCGCCGGACGAGCGGGATGGGACGGAACGCGAACGGGAGGCTGAGGATGCGGGGATACGACGCGTACCGGGGTGGATGGCAGGGCGGCCCGCCGCCGATGGGTGGATACGACCGCGGCTGGCGCCCGCGCGGGCCCATGCACGGGGCGCCGTGGGGCGGCGGTGGCGGGCCGTTCGGGCGCGAGGGGTTCAACCGGTACGACCGGGGGATCTACGGCGACGCGTATCCCGGCTTCGGCGGCGTTCCGGGCGGCGGGCGCCCCCGGGGCTACGACGCAGGCGGGGGTTACGGGCCGGGACGCCCGCCCATGCAGCGCGGCTGGGGCGGCTACGCCGAGGACTACGGCGACGAGGGCGGCTACGCGCGGGCGCCATTCCTTCCCGACCGTGCCTACCAGCGCCACCCGGAGCTGAACCAGCGTCCGGAGCGCGGGCCGCGCTACGGCTACGAGGTAGACGACACGGACCTGGAGCTGGACGACGGCGAGATCCTGCGCGCCGTCCGCCAGCGCCTGTACGAGGACGTGTGGGTGGACGTCGACCGCGTCGGCGTGGAGGTGGAGGACGGCATCGTCACGCTCACGGGCGAGGTGGACGACTTCCTGGAAGCGCGCTACGCCTGGGACGACGCGTGGGAAACCATGGGCGTGCGCGGCGTGATCAACCACATCCGCGTGCGCCTGGACGAGGCTGGCCCCGCGCACGGCGACCTACTTCCGCAGAGCACGCACGGAACGTCGTCTGAACCGAGTGCGTGAGTGCGTGAGTGCGTGAGTGCGTGAGTGCGTGAGTGCGTGAGTGCGTGAGTGCGTGAGTGCGTGAGTGCGTGAGTGCGTGAGTGCGTGAGTGCGTGAGTGCGTGAGTGCGTGAGTGCGAAACAGATAAACAGAAAGCGGGTCCTGGCACCATGCGCCGGGACCCGCTTTCAGTTACTTCCGCACTCACGCACTAACGCACTCACGCACTTCCCCGCCTCAGTGGCTCTCCCTCGAGCCATACCCCTCGCCGATTGGCCGATCGGGCGGCACGTAGGGCGTGCCCTCGTTGACGGCTTCGGTGATGCTGTGGGTGCCGTACATCTGGCCCGCCAGGTCTTCCACCAGGTGCGCGGCCGTGTCGGACTGGTTTTCGTTGGTGTCGCCGAGCTGCGAGTCCGTCTCCATGTCCATCATCACGGCCTCATCCGCCGCCTCGGGAAGCGTGCCGCGGTGAAGCTCATCGACGATCAGCTCGTTCGTAAACTCCTGGATGCCCAGGATCTCCACGATCACCTGCTCGGCGACGGATACCTCGGAGTCGCTGCCCACCCGGCCGGAAAGGGTCACGTGCCCCTCTTTCACGGCCACGTCCACCCAGCCCTGGTCGATCTCGGGATGCTCCTGCAGGTGCTGCACGACCACGTCGTACAATTCCTCGTCGCTCATCCCGGAAAAGTCGAAGATGTCGCCCCTGTATCGTGCCGCCATGCGGCCTCCCTCGCGGTGCTTAGAAGTGGAACGCTCCCCCGACCGTCAGCCCCGCGACCGGGTTCCATTCGCCGCGCTCGGTGCGCGCGATGGAGAACCCTTCGGGCGTGTTCATCCGCCACAGCCGGCCCGTAAGCTCAAGCCGCAGCGAGACGTTCTGCGCGGGGAACCAGTCGGTCCCGAGGCCAGCGCCTACCGCAAAGCTGGGGCCTAAGCGGAAGCGCTCGGTGTCGTCCAGCTCCGCCTCCTCCTCGGCCGGGTCGGCACCCGCCAGGTCGCCCACCATGCCGCCCATGCCCACGACGAACGGGGCCAGCCCGTTCCAGGTGCGCGGACCCGTCAAATGAAAGCGCAGCCCCACGTCGCCCATGGCCACCAGAGAGGGGACGTCCACGCCCAGGTCCTCGGCCTCGATGCGGGTGGAGTCGGCCAGGTACTCCGGCGCGAACAGCCGCCGCTGCGTGGGGCTGATGCCGATCGATGCCTCGAGGGAAAGCGGGCCGCTCGCGCGAAGCTGGTACCGCACGCCGAACACCGGGCCCGCCTCGGGGCCGAGCGCGATCGAGGTGCTGTCGGTGAGGGCCACGTTCTGGTCCGGCACCATGTAGCCGGCGAAGACGTGGATGCTCTGCGTAGTCTCGATCCGCCGGAACGGCGAGGGGATGCTCTGGGCGGCGGCGGCGCCGGGGCCCAACAGGAGGGCGGAAGCCAGCAGCAGGGCGGTCCGCGTGATTCGCGTCATCAGTCAGGTCTGGCGGCGATGGAAAGAACAAGGGGGCCGGCACGTGCCCGCCCCGAACGGCGCGGCCCCCGGCGAGAAGCCCGGGACCGCGCCTAGTACCGGCCCGAAGCTATGGTTTGTTCCGGGGAGGGGCAAGGAACCGCAGAAGAAGTAGGGAATCAGGCACGGCGACTGACGAAGAACGGCAATCTGTCATCAGAGGCCCACGCGCACCGAACTCGCCCGCACGACCTGTCATCCAGAGGCCCATCCGCACCGAACTCGCCCGCACGACCTGTCATCCAGAGGCCCAGGCGCACCAAACTCGCCCGCACGAGGAGCTTCGCGGGCCGAAGGATCTTGCCTGGGACGCCTCTGGACCTGGGCGCGGCAGCGACACCAAACCCCGAGACGCGGAACCACAGCCCCACCCTGAGCCGCGGCTGGATCGGGCGAATGAATTCGCGGCAACAACCACACGAAGTCCGCCTGCGCGGACTGGCCTGCTGTCGTGCTGCCGCTGTTGTCGTGCGCGACCTTGCCCGGGTCCACGCCGCGCCGGGTGCGCCGAATCTGACGAAGCGCGATCGAATTCTCCTCTCCCCTGCGAAGCGGGGGAGAGGGCCGGGGAGAGAGGGCTCCCGCGGGATGCACCGCAGCCAATCGAACCTCGATCGGTGTTCTCCTCTCTCCCGCGCAGTTTGCGGGGGAGAGGCCGGGAGAGGGGGCTCCCGAGGCATGCACCGGCAGCCCGTCGAAACCTGGATCGAAGTTCTCCCCTCTCCCGGCGCAGTTTGCCGGGTGAGGGGCGGGGGAGGGGCCTACCGCCGCAAGTCCCGCCCGGTCATCGCCGCGGGTTGGGGTACGCCGATCAGCCCCAGGATGGTCGGCGCGACATCGCAGAGGGCCCCGTCCGCCAGTGCCGTGGCCGTCCGCCGTTCCTCCGGCTCCACCAGGATGATGCCGACGGGGTTGGTCGTGTGGGCGGTGTGCGGCCCATTCGTGGTCGGGTCCCACATCTGCTCGCAG
Proteins encoded in this region:
- a CDS encoding dodecin; translation: MSGVFKSIEMVGTSSESFEDATRAAVKRAGESMRSLEWLEVVEQRGYISGGDIREYQVKVKLWFKLEGADE
- the glp gene encoding gephyrin-like molybdotransferase Glp, which translates into the protein MPAERAPDWLSAGDALQAILAGVQPLAAEERPLMQALGSVLAEDVVSPVDLPPWDNSAMDGFAVRAADVLGASPEAPVTLPVVDDVPAGHFASRALGPREAIRIMTGAPVPDGADSVIRVEHTDGGVEIGMAGGRVTIHLDADTGRNVRSRGEDVDEGDVVLRAGTVLRAAEIALAAAVGRTSLRVVRRPVVAILASGDELVPVEEFDQVRAGRRIVNTNSYALAAQLAEAGLEARVLGIARDTPESLVEHLKLAAGCDALITTAGISVGEHDHVAAALQAMDTEVDFWRVRVRPGSALAFGRVGALGGIPWFGLPGNPVSTMVTFALFVRPVLLRMCGHTRIHFPSMTVRLAVPYSARGDLMHLPRVRLDRQADESFLAQLTGPQGSGIASSMSAADGLAIVPAGAELRPGGAVRVVVLNGAPLVEQPPV
- a CDS encoding BON domain-containing protein — encoded protein: MAARYRGDIFDFSGMSDEELYDVVVQHLQEHPEIDQGWVDVAVKEGHVTLSGRVGSDSEVSVAEQVIVEILGIQEFTNELIVDELHRGTLPEAADEAVMMDMETDSQLGDTNENQSDTAAHLVEDLAGQMYGTHSITEAVNEGTPYVPPDRPIGEGYGSRESH
- the mobB gene encoding molybdopterin-guanine dinucleotide biosynthesis protein B, translated to MTDSGTPPSPAPLGAILAGGASRRFGAPKALAPVGGWRIVDRVRGALSQVGDPVVIIANDASLFADLDLPIRPDDVPGLGALGGIRTALRWAMEMGRTGALVVACDMPFVSAALLRALSDHAASADVDAVVPESGGRRGIEPLCAWYSVRCLPEVDRMLADGERQAFRLADRVRADRIPIGEVRRIGDPGILFLNVNTVDDLRAAERIASPEMPPVVCIVGKKNSGKTTLAVALLAELKRRGFRVASIKHGHHAFETDQPGRDSWRHFNEGEAEATIMAGEGKIALVMRTEGEPDPRQLVRDFYTGRGYDLVLIEGYKQGPFPRIEVFRRAVHDRPIHDLATPDPLLTAIVTDDPDLICPVPVVLLDPDEPLAHVAWVADLVTERFLAGADAR
- a CDS encoding BON domain-containing protein, encoding MRGYDAYRGGWQGGPPPMGGYDRGWRPRGPMHGAPWGGGGGPFGREGFNRYDRGIYGDAYPGFGGVPGGGRPRGYDAGGGYGPGRPPMQRGWGGYAEDYGDEGGYARAPFLPDRAYQRHPELNQRPERGPRYGYEVDDTDLELDDGEILRAVRQRLYEDVWVDVDRVGVEVEDGIVTLTGEVDDFLEARYAWDDAWETMGVRGVINHIRVRLDEAGPAHGDLLPQSTHGTSSEPSA